In Schistocerca serialis cubense isolate TAMUIC-IGC-003099 chromosome 3, iqSchSeri2.2, whole genome shotgun sequence, the following proteins share a genomic window:
- the LOC126470768 gene encoding uncharacterized protein LOC126470768 — protein sequence MHPHRRPQFHCNRSPLPCRTPTWLRGTTSPQRLFLHRSNVSSGSTTNLFHTSLRPQFMVPPSCGPPLSAAALYYPPAQKPDLPPFNQANPCIWFAIVDSIFHFLRIHENDTKFALLVSHLHNFTELFSDIILDPPAHDKYVALKQAISERAACSKNELLHQAIYHKPPGDQSLSQYWRYLRAMVPKEALPDYSLWTIDAKLLLADEAYVLFKSHQPVAGSNRVSSNNHYIFLQDVMHSSPTEVGNSAHAATQPATCASIKPHTKPTAPGTGSSARQTDDSTASTNSNRALSSICWYHATFGDKATKCRTPCYT from the exons ATGCATCCCCACCGCCGCCCACAATTCCATTGCAATCGGTCACCACTGCCGTGTCGGACTCCAACCTGGCTACGTGGGACAACATCGCCTCAACGGCTCTTCCTGCACCGCAGCAACGTCTCAAGTGGCTCTACAACCAACCTGTTTCACACATCTCTGCGCC CCCAGTTTATGGTACCCCCATCCTGTGGCCCACCCTTGTCTGCTGCTGCACTGTACTATCCACCAGCTCAAAAGCCTGACTTACCGCCATTTAATCAGGCTAACCCATGCATATGGTTCGCCATTGTGGacagtatttttcattttctccgaATTCACGAGAATGACACAAAATTTGCTCTCCTCGTCAGTCACCTCCATAATTTCACGGAGTTATTTTCTGACATTATACTTGACCCACCTGCACATGACAAATATGTTGCACTTAAACAAGCTATTAGTGAGCGTGCTGCATGCTCCAAAAATGAATTGTTACACCAAGCAATTTATCACAAACCACCCGGAGACCAGTCGCTGTCCCAGTACTGGCGATACTTACGAGCTATGGTTCCTAAAGAAGCCCTGCCAGACTACTCCCTTTGGACTATTG ATGCTAAGCTGCTCCTAGCAGATGAAGCTTATGTCCTATTCAAATCCCATCAACCAGTTGCTGGTTCCAACAGAGTTTCATCGAACAATCATTACATCTTCCTACAGGACGTGATGCACTCTTCGCCAACTGAGGTTGGGAACTCTGCACACGCAGCCACACAACCGGCTACATGTGCCAGCATTAAACCACACACCAAACCGACCGCACCCGGTACCGGGTCATCCGCCCGGCAGACAGATGACTCCACGGCTTCTACCAACAGCAACAGGGCTCTGTCATCAATCTGCTGGTACCATGCAACATTCGGTGATAAAGCCACGAAGTGCCGCACGCCCTGCTACACTTAA